From the Eschrichtius robustus isolate mEscRob2 chromosome 3, mEscRob2.pri, whole genome shotgun sequence genome, the window cAATTGGTGGTGGAGCTAAAGCAAGGAAAGATACTGGCATTTAATGAGCATATATTTACTGTTTGTCAGACACTATACAATGTACTTTAGTGCACTGTCTTATATAATAGTCACAATCACTAACTAGACTTTATTATTTTACGGATAAGGAAATTGACAGAGAGGCTAGATAAATTGTCCAAAATTAAATAGCCAGGAGATGGCAAAGGAGGGTTCAGACATAGATCTTCTGATCCCCAATATTTTAACCTTTTCGTTATACCACATCGTTGGGTCATTTTCTGATTTCACCTATTCTAAGTTGAGGGAGGGAGTAAGAAAGAGTAGAATGGGTTGCTCCCATACCTCTCATTAGAGCAAGGAAGAGTTAGATTATAGGAAGAAAACCAGCAAGCTGAAAGGTCCAGGGGGACAGATTAAGACAGGTACCTTCGTTCACAGGTACCTGTCAGGCTGGGTTCCTCCAATTACTCTTACACGcacgcgcgcgcacgcacgcacacacacacacacacacacacacacaccctctttgTCCGTTGACTATCATACCATTTTTACCTAGGCGAGATTATacgattcctctctctctctctctctccaccctacAGTGGCTCAGAACTCAAGGATGGGGAAACAGAAGcaagaagtagaagaaaatggATGAAATGCACCTGGTGAGATAAAAGTTAGGCCCCCAAGGAAAAACTGTGAGTGGTCAAGACATAGGAAGCTTGAAAGAGGGACAGTTAATCTATTGGGATATATCTGCTGATGGTGGAGGGAGGGATTCTTTGTAGGAATCTTAAGTTAAAGAATTTGAGGATGGACATAGGGGAGACTGAGGGAAATGAAAACCTATCAGATGGCTTAAAACCTTCAGGACATGGGACACTTGCCTTTTCTTCTACAACCACAGTTGGTCTCCTGGAAAGAAGGTGGCTGGAACCTCGAAGTATCCCCTAGATCATTATAGCTATAGTTAGCATCACCCTCCCTCCCTATTCCTCATTCCCcacaccctccacccccagcagaAGTGACAAAACAGAGACTTCTGAACACATTTATTTGATATGTCGAGTGGAGAGAGGAGTGATTTAGGGTTACTCCCCACTTCTACCTGTGGGGGTGTTCATAAGCTCAGACAGACAGAACAGCAGCTTTGAGCCCatgacccacctcctggaaaaATGAGACAACCTGTTGTATTGGTTGGGGGAACAGGATGGGAAGAAAAAGCAGGAAGCTGAGAAGTAAAGCTGAGAGCAGGAAGGGCAGCAGCAGAACTGAGGCTGGGGATTGCTGCAGGAAATTCCCAAGGAGAGTGAAGAAGATATCCTGAAAAGTGGTTAGGGCTGGAAGCAGGGTGTGAACAAGGAGCCAAGCCTGGAGAGACAAGCAAGACCTGCAGAATGGGGTGGGATATTCACGAAGAGGGTAGAGTGTCCAAAATCATGAGCGGGCTGTGTTGCAGGGCATACATGGAAAGCAAGGGATTACTATTGCAGGAGGTCAAAGAGATTGGAGACTACCCATAAGTAGGGGCTCCCTAACGCTTCTGAACAAATGCGAGTGAGCTTGGGACCCTTTTGAGGCCCTAGCACAAATGGTCCTGTGTGTGAGTAATTCCCATATGCATGTGAAGTGGCCAGGGCATGAGTGCATGTGTCTATATGACCAATAAATAAGAGTACTTACCCTTCCCTGCAAGTACAAGTACTGTGCTTGTAGACACATGTTTACCCATGTGTGCGTGCACCGAGCCCATGAGCACATGCAACAGACCCCTATGtccgaggtgtgtgtgtgtgagctggtTCCTCCACCCTTCCCAAGGTCTTGATCCCCACCCTCCTTGGCTCCTCTCACTCCTCTCAGcgcccaggctcccctggcccgCCTAGACTCTGGAAGCCCCCTAGCAGGCGGATCTGCTCAGTCTGCATGGAGTGGCGCCTCACCAACTTGCGCTTGGTCCTGGGAGAGCCTGGCGCCCCCGCCTGGGGAGGGGCGGGCAGCGAAGGCGCCCGACCTCCGGGTTGGGGGCGAATGTCAGGGATGGGAGGGTGGGGGCTGATATTGAGCGGGGGCAGGAAACCAGGCCGTGTTTGCGCGATGTGGTCCAGAAGCAACGTCCCCGAGCCCCTCCGCTCCAGCAACCCCGGACTCCGCCTCCGCCCGCTCAGCGGAGACACAGCCCCAGGCAGACTCTCCTGGGACTGGCGCGGGGAGGGAACAGAGCCGGCTGGAGTGAGGGTCAGCGGGGAGGCGCTGTATCTGCGGCGCTCCAGGGACGGGCGGCTGCACTCCGGCGAGTCGGGGCAAAGATTTCCGGGGATATCGAGCTCCACCGGCTCCATGCGGCTCAGTTTCTGCCTCAGCCCTGAAGGGGGACCAGGCTCCTGAGCTTCTGGCGCTGTGTTTCGGCGCGAGAGAGGACCCCCACCCGTCACTTTCTCCGCCCACGGGGGCGGGTCCTCTGGGCCTTCAGTGCTATGACGTCTGGAAAGACGCGGTCGACCTGTCAGGGTCAGGCCGTTGAATTCGGTGGTCAGGCGCTCAATCCCCGGCCTCCCTTCGGCAGGAGGGACCGGTTGAGGAGGGGCCACTAGGCCCCAAGGCTCGGAGTTGAGCCTTTTGAGTGGTTTCGGAGGATGACGGGGTGGTTTGGGGAGTGGCTCAGAAGGGGAGGGGTCATCGGGGGGCTTAGGAAGAGGGAATTCAAATACGTCCcgcttctcctcttcttcctgggcGCGAGGGGATAACAATCCCTGTCCTCCTACTCCTGCAGTCTGCAGTTGGATTTCCGAAGGCGACGTGCAGACCCCCGGGCTAGGATGAGCGGGAGCGGGGTCCTCCACCCCCGGGGACGGTGGGGAATTGAGATACTGCCGGGTCTTCTTGGTGCCCGAGGGCGAGGTGtcggtggtgatgatgatgacctCCGTGCCCTTGGCCTTACAGGCGTCCAGCAGCGTGGCAAGGGTCTCGCGATCCCCGCGGTCCAGGGCGTGGACAAGCGCCGAGGCGCCAGCGTGATCTCGGACTGAAGGGTCTGCGCCATGGGCAAGGAGCAGGGAGGCCACCGCTGCGCCCCCGCCGCCGGCGCAAGCGTGCATAAGCGCCGTGCGCCCTAGGCGATCTGCGATGTTGGGGTCCGCGCCTTGCTCCAGAAGGTAGCGTACCATGCGCGCCTTGTTCTGGGGGTCGTCGTAGCGGGCCCGACAGGCCGCCATTAGCGCAGTCTCCCCTTGGGCATCACCCTCATTCACGTAGGCGCCCCCCTCCAGAAGCAAACGGGCCAAGCGTAGCTTACCCTGACCCACAGCCCGAAGAAGAGCGTGGCCCTCGGTGTGCAGCATAGCTGCCGCTGGGGCGAAAGCACCGATGGAGCCGGGACTGGGACCTGCCGAGGATGGCtaggggagtgggggtggtggcTGGCAGAGGCCCGAAGGCTCAGTGGCGAAGCCAATCCctgcaaaaaagagaaagatcttATTTACTGATTCaggcagagaaactgaggcactggtGGAAGGACCGGCGTGGGGCGGGGGAGACCTCCCCGGCACTGCACACAGTCCTTCTT encodes:
- the ANKRD34A gene encoding ankyrin repeat domain-containing protein 34A, which gives rise to MLHTEGHALLRAVGQGKLRLARLLLEGGAYVNEGDAQGETALMAACRARYDDPQNKARMVRYLLEQGADPNIADRLGRTALMHACAGGGGAAVASLLLAHGADPSVRDHAGASALVHALDRGDRETLATLLDACKAKGTEVIIITTDTSPSGTKKTRQYLNSPPSPGVEDPAPAHPSPGVCTSPSEIQLQTAGVGGQGLLSPRAQEEEEKRDVFEFPLPKPPDDPSPSEPLPKPPRHPPKPLKRLNSEPWGLVAPPQPVPPAEGRPGIERLTTEFNGLTLTGRPRLSRRHSTEGPEDPPPWAEKVTGGGPLSRRNTAPEAQEPGPPSGLRQKLSRMEPVELDIPGNLCPDSPECSRPSLERRRYSASPLTLTPAGSVPSPRQSQESLPGAVSPLSGRRRSPGLLERRGSGTLLLDHIAQTRPGFLPPLNISPHPPIPDIRPQPGGRAPSLPAPPQAGAPGSPRTKRKLVRRHSMQTEQIRLLGGFQSLGGPGEPGR